In Halococcus hamelinensis 100A6, one genomic interval encodes:
- a CDS encoding DUF7546 family protein, with protein MSHSPLTRERLARFRPERSTLLWGAAILNAELLAVLLYMAQPSVTPTALQYYAYPFVWINVGLWAIWRTRPRSAGRRRKLLVGGLAVAYFAVLAYAGGLVGPGMGSMATGIRLAPLPPGLGPALVYSGASVQFALLPYKVVGYVALAYLVYATALDVSGSAVSGILGLFSCVSCTWPVIASVVSGVAGSSSALAGAALTSSYGLSTVVFVVTVGLLYWRPFGDR; from the coding sequence ATGAGTCACTCCCCGTTAACCCGCGAGCGCCTCGCCCGATTCCGCCCCGAGCGGAGCACGCTCCTCTGGGGCGCGGCGATACTCAACGCCGAACTCCTCGCGGTCCTGCTCTACATGGCACAGCCGTCGGTCACGCCGACCGCGCTCCAGTACTACGCCTACCCGTTCGTCTGGATCAACGTCGGGCTCTGGGCGATCTGGCGAACCCGCCCGCGGTCGGCGGGCCGCCGTCGAAAGCTCCTCGTCGGGGGGCTCGCCGTGGCCTACTTCGCGGTGCTCGCCTACGCCGGCGGGCTCGTCGGCCCGGGGATGGGTTCGATGGCGACCGGGATCCGGCTCGCACCCCTCCCGCCTGGACTCGGCCCCGCGCTGGTCTACAGCGGGGCGTCCGTCCAGTTCGCGCTGTTGCCCTACAAGGTCGTGGGCTACGTCGCGCTCGCGTACCTCGTCTACGCGACCGCCCTCGACGTCTCGGGGTCGGCCGTCTCGGGCATTCTGGGGCTCTTCTCGTGTGTGAGCTGTACCTGGCCCGTCATCGCCTCGGTCGTGAGCGGCGTCGCGGGAAGCTCGTCGGCGCTCGCGGGGGCGGCGCTCACGAGCTCCTACGGGCTCTCGACCGTCGTGTTCGTCGTCACCGTCGGCCTGCTCTACTGGCGGCCGTTCGGGGACCGGTAG
- a CDS encoding SelT/SelW/SelH family protein, which produces MTDVEIEYCVPCGFLDRAEAIQHALLTSFGDDLDRVALVTGDHGVLEVRVDGQVVFEKEEDEYDVDGIVREVRGYLD; this is translated from the coding sequence ATGACCGACGTCGAGATCGAATACTGTGTCCCGTGTGGCTTCCTCGACCGTGCCGAAGCGATCCAGCACGCCCTCCTCACGAGCTTCGGCGACGACCTCGACCGAGTGGCACTCGTCACCGGCGACCACGGCGTGCTCGAAGTCCGCGTCGACGGTCAGGTGGTCTTCGAAAAGGAGGAGGACGAGTACGACGTCGACGGCATCGTCCGCGAGGTTCGTGGCTACCTCGACTGA
- a CDS encoding ABC transporter ATP-binding protein, translating to MPAALIADGVRREYGDTVALDGVSLSIDAGEVFALVGPNGAGKTTLVRALTGTTDVDGDVSVFGEPPTEVARARLGVLPQDFSPADRLTARELITYYAGLYDDPRDVETVLDEMGLADTADTRYGNLSGGQQRRTCVGATLVNDPDLLVLDEPTTGIDPAGRRALWELLEGLAAGGTTILLTTHYMAEAERLADRVGLLADGQVAAVGTPGELVGEYGGETRLEIETDAEPAALASTDHRVDSRGGLLVVEDVSATDISAVVAELDRNGVAYGELAWRQPDLEDVYLAVTGQAVGGGGDPVEEPARDPETGVAR from the coding sequence ATGCCAGCGGCTCTCATCGCCGACGGCGTTCGTCGGGAGTACGGCGATACCGTGGCGCTCGATGGGGTCTCGCTCTCCATCGATGCCGGCGAGGTGTTCGCGCTCGTCGGGCCGAACGGCGCGGGCAAGACCACCCTGGTTCGTGCCCTGACCGGCACGACCGACGTCGACGGCGACGTCTCGGTGTTCGGCGAGCCACCGACCGAGGTGGCGCGGGCACGGCTCGGGGTGCTCCCGCAGGACTTCTCGCCGGCCGACCGCCTCACCGCGCGCGAACTGATCACTTACTACGCGGGCCTCTACGACGACCCGCGCGACGTCGAGACGGTGCTCGACGAGATGGGGCTCGCCGACACCGCCGATACACGGTACGGCAACCTCTCGGGCGGCCAGCAGCGCCGGACCTGCGTCGGCGCGACGCTGGTGAACGACCCCGACCTGCTGGTGCTCGACGAGCCGACCACCGGGATCGACCCCGCGGGTCGACGCGCCCTCTGGGAACTCCTCGAAGGGCTCGCTGCGGGCGGCACCACCATCCTCCTCACCACCCACTACATGGCCGAGGCCGAGCGCCTCGCCGATCGGGTGGGGCTTCTCGCCGACGGGCAGGTGGCGGCGGTCGGGACACCCGGTGAACTCGTCGGCGAGTACGGCGGGGAGACGCGACTCGAGATCGAGACCGATGCCGAGCCCGCGGCTCTAGCGTCGACCGACCATCGCGTCGACTCGCGCGGCGGACTGCTGGTCGTCGAGGACGTCTCGGCCACCGATATCAGCGCGGTGGTGGCCGAACTCGACCGGAACGGGGTCGCCTACGGCGAGCTCGCGTGGCGTCAGCCCGACCTGGAGGACGTCTACCTCGCCGTCACGGGCCAGGCGGTCGGCGGCGGCGGTGACCCGGTCGAAGAGCCGGCCAGGGACCCCGAAACGGGGGTGGCCCGGTGA